The following proteins come from a genomic window of Cronobacter muytjensii ATCC 51329:
- a CDS encoding succinate dehydrogenase/fumarate reductase iron-sulfur subunit: protein MAEMQTRRIEVVRYNPETDHAPHSAFYDVPWDEQTSLLDALGYIKDNLAPDLSYRWSCRMAICGSCGMMVNRVPKLACKTFLRDYPSGMKVEALANFPIERDLVVDMTHFIESLEAIKPYIIGNPRTPEQGPNTQTPAQMAKYHQFSGCINCGLCYAACPQFGLNPEFIGPAAITLAHRYNLDSRDKGQKARMPQLNSQNGVWTCTFVGYCSEVCPKHVDPAAAIQQSKVESSKDFLIAMLKPGARSE, encoded by the coding sequence ATGGCTGAGATGCAAACGCGGCGCATCGAAGTGGTGCGTTATAACCCGGAAACCGACCACGCGCCGCACAGCGCATTTTATGACGTGCCCTGGGATGAACAGACCTCGCTGCTGGACGCGCTGGGCTATATCAAAGACAACCTGGCGCCGGACTTAAGCTACCGCTGGTCGTGCCGCATGGCGATTTGCGGCTCCTGCGGCATGATGGTCAATCGCGTACCGAAACTCGCCTGCAAAACGTTTCTGCGTGATTACCCTTCCGGCATGAAAGTCGAAGCGCTGGCGAATTTCCCAATCGAACGCGATTTAGTGGTCGATATGACCCACTTTATCGAAAGTCTGGAGGCGATTAAGCCATACATCATCGGCAACCCGCGCACGCCAGAACAGGGGCCAAACACCCAGACGCCCGCGCAGATGGCGAAATACCATCAGTTTTCCGGCTGCATCAACTGCGGGCTGTGTTATGCCGCGTGCCCGCAATTCGGGCTGAACCCGGAGTTCATCGGCCCGGCGGCCATTACGCTCGCGCACCGCTATAACCTCGACAGCCGCGATAAGGGCCAGAAGGCGCGTATGCCGCAACTTAACAGCCAGAACGGCGTCTGGACCTGTACGTTCGTCGGTTATTGCTCGGAAGTCTGCCCGAAACATGTCGACCCGGCCGCCGCTATCCAGCAGAGCAAAGTGGAGAGCTCGAAGGATTTCTTAATCGCCATGCTGAAACCCGGCGCAAGGAGTGAATAA
- the frdA gene encoding fumarate reductase (quinol) flavoprotein subunit: protein MQTFQADLAIIGAGGAGLRAAIAAAERNPNAKIALISKVYPMRSHTVAAEGGSAAVAQDHDSFEYHFHDTVAGGDWLCEQDVVDYFVKHCPREMTQLEQWGCPWSRRPDGSVNVRRFGGMKIERTWFAADKTGFHMLHTLFQTSLQFPQIQRFDEHFVLDILVDDGQARGLVAMNMMEGTLVQIRANAVVMATGGAGRVYRYNTNGGIVTGDGMGMALSHGVPLRDMEFVQYHPTGLPGSGILMTEGCRGEGGILVNKDGYRYLQDYGMGPETPLGEPKNKYMELGPRDKVSQAFWHEWRKGNTIATPRGDVVYLDLRHLGEKKLLERLPFICELAKAYVGVDPVKEPIPVRPTAHYTMGGIETDQRCETRIKGLFAVGECSSVGLHGANRLGSNSLAELVVFGRLAGEQAMDRAMAASPARDSALSAQTADIEARLHKLINQEGNESWAKIRDEMGLSMEEGCGIYRTPELMQKTMDKLAELQERFKRVRISDTSSVFNTDLLYTIELGHGLNVAECMAHSAMARKESRGAHQRLDEGCTERDDVNFLRHTLAFRDADGTTRLDYSDVKITTLPPAKRVYGAESEAADKKETANG from the coding sequence GTGCAAACTTTTCAAGCCGATCTCGCCATTATCGGTGCCGGCGGCGCGGGACTGCGGGCCGCCATTGCGGCGGCCGAGCGCAATCCCAACGCTAAAATCGCACTGATTTCAAAAGTCTACCCAATGCGCAGCCATACCGTTGCGGCCGAAGGCGGCTCGGCGGCGGTCGCGCAGGATCATGACAGTTTTGAGTATCACTTCCACGACACCGTCGCTGGTGGCGACTGGTTGTGCGAGCAGGACGTGGTCGACTATTTTGTGAAGCACTGTCCGCGCGAGATGACCCAGCTTGAACAGTGGGGCTGCCCGTGGAGCCGCCGCCCGGATGGCTCGGTCAACGTCAGGCGCTTTGGCGGCATGAAAATCGAGCGTACCTGGTTTGCCGCGGATAAAACCGGCTTCCATATGCTCCACACGCTCTTCCAGACTTCCCTGCAATTCCCGCAAATTCAGCGCTTCGACGAGCATTTCGTCCTCGATATTTTAGTGGACGACGGTCAGGCGCGCGGCCTGGTCGCGATGAACATGATGGAAGGCACGCTGGTGCAAATCCGGGCCAACGCGGTCGTGATGGCGACCGGCGGCGCGGGACGCGTTTACCGCTACAACACCAATGGCGGCATCGTCACGGGCGACGGCATGGGCATGGCGCTCTCACACGGCGTTCCGCTGCGCGATATGGAATTCGTACAATATCACCCGACGGGCCTGCCCGGCTCCGGCATTCTGATGACGGAAGGCTGCCGCGGCGAAGGCGGCATTCTGGTCAATAAAGACGGCTACCGTTACCTGCAGGATTACGGCATGGGCCCGGAAACTCCGCTCGGCGAGCCGAAAAACAAATATATGGAGCTTGGGCCGCGCGATAAAGTCTCGCAGGCGTTCTGGCACGAATGGCGCAAAGGCAACACGATTGCCACACCGCGCGGCGATGTGGTCTATCTCGACCTGCGCCATCTCGGCGAGAAAAAGTTGCTGGAGCGGCTGCCGTTTATCTGCGAACTGGCGAAAGCCTACGTGGGCGTCGACCCGGTGAAAGAGCCGATTCCGGTGCGCCCGACGGCGCACTACACCATGGGCGGCATCGAAACCGACCAGCGGTGTGAAACCCGCATTAAAGGGCTGTTCGCCGTGGGCGAATGCTCATCTGTTGGGCTACACGGCGCTAACCGCCTTGGCTCAAATTCGCTTGCGGAGCTGGTGGTATTTGGCCGCCTCGCAGGCGAACAGGCGATGGATCGCGCAATGGCCGCGTCACCCGCCCGCGACAGCGCGCTGAGCGCGCAAACAGCGGATATCGAAGCGCGCCTGCATAAGCTTATCAACCAGGAAGGCAATGAAAGCTGGGCGAAAATTCGCGACGAGATGGGGCTTTCAATGGAAGAAGGCTGCGGCATCTATCGTACGCCGGAGCTGATGCAGAAAACCATGGATAAACTCGCAGAGCTGCAGGAGCGCTTCAAACGCGTGCGCATCAGCGACACTTCCAGCGTGTTCAACACCGATCTGCTCTACACTATTGAGCTTGGTCATGGGCTTAACGTCGCCGAATGCATGGCGCATTCCGCCATGGCGCGTAAAGAGTCGCGCGGCGCGCACCAGCGTCTGGATGAAGGCTGCACCGAACGCGATGATGTTAACTTCCTGCGCCACACTCTCGCCTTCCGCGACGCTGACGGCACCACCCGTCTGGATTATAGCGACGTAAAAATTACCACTCTGCCTCCGGCGAAACGCGTGTATGGCGCAGAATCGGAAGCGGCTGATAAAAAGGAGACGGCGAATGGCTGA
- the epmA gene encoding elongation factor P--(R)-beta-lysine ligase, protein MSETATWQPSASIPNLLKRAAIMAEIRRFFADRGVLEVETPCMSQATVTDIHLFPFETRFVGPGHSQGINLYLMTSPEYHMKRLLAAGCGPVYQLCRSFRNEEMGRHHNPEFTMLEWYRPHYDMYRLMNEVDDLLQQVLDCQPAETISYQQAFQRHLEIDPLSADKTLLREAAAKLDLSNIADTEEDRDTLLQLLFTMGVEPHIGKDRPVFVYHFPASQAALAQISTEDHRVAERFEVYYKGIELANGFHELTDAREQQQRFEQDNRKRLQRGLPQQPVDYNLLEALKVGLPDCSGVALGVDRLIMLALGAESLAEVIAFTVDRA, encoded by the coding sequence ATGAGCGAGACGGCCACCTGGCAGCCGAGCGCATCCATCCCCAACCTGTTAAAGCGCGCCGCGATTATGGCGGAGATCCGTCGCTTCTTTGCGGATCGCGGCGTACTGGAGGTGGAAACCCCCTGCATGAGCCAGGCGACGGTAACCGATATCCACCTGTTCCCGTTCGAAACGCGTTTCGTCGGCCCCGGCCATTCTCAGGGGATCAATCTCTATCTGATGACCAGCCCGGAATATCATATGAAGCGCCTGCTGGCGGCGGGCTGCGGGCCGGTGTATCAGCTGTGCCGCAGCTTTCGTAATGAAGAGATGGGGCGTCATCACAATCCTGAATTCACCATGCTGGAGTGGTACCGTCCGCACTACGATATGTATCGCCTGATGAATGAGGTGGATGACCTTCTGCAACAGGTGCTGGACTGCCAGCCCGCGGAGACGATCTCTTACCAGCAGGCGTTTCAGCGCCATCTGGAAATCGACCCGCTGTCGGCGGACAAAACCCTGCTGCGCGAGGCGGCGGCGAAGCTTGATCTCAGCAACATCGCCGATACCGAAGAAGATCGCGACACGCTGCTGCAACTGCTGTTCACCATGGGCGTCGAGCCGCATATCGGAAAAGACCGTCCGGTGTTTGTTTATCACTTCCCGGCAAGCCAGGCGGCGCTCGCGCAAATCAGCACTGAAGATCACCGCGTGGCGGAGCGTTTTGAGGTCTATTACAAAGGCATTGAGCTGGCGAATGGTTTTCATGAGCTCACCGACGCCCGCGAGCAGCAGCAGCGTTTCGAGCAAGATAACCGCAAGCGCCTTCAGCGTGGTCTGCCGCAGCAGCCGGTGGATTACAATCTGCTGGAAGCGCTGAAAGTGGGCCTGCCGGATTGCTCCGGCGTCGCGCTGGGCGTGGATCGTCTGATTATGCTGGCGTTGGGCGCGGAAAGCCTCGCGGAAGTTATCGCCTTTACGGTAGATCGGGCGTAA
- the mscM gene encoding miniconductance mechanosensitive channel MscM produces MRLILYVLLAWSLSFWANAATAPDEKQIAQELEQAKAAKNQPDQAQVVETLQSAQNALEERKASLERARQYQQVIDNFPKLSQSLRQQLNNLRDEPRRVPTGLTTDALNQEILQVSSQLLEKSREAQQEQDRAREIADSLSQLPQQQTDARRQLNEMERRSGASSGSTALGAAQLLAQQAESAQLKARVDELELAQLSASNRQELARLRAELAQKQSEQLDTYLQALRNQLNSQRQQEAERALESTELLAENSANLPPAIVEQFNVNRELSRALNQQAQRMDLVASQQRQATSQTMQVRQALTTLREQSQWLGVSNVLGEALRAQVSRLPEMPKLQQLDTEMAQLRVHRLRYEDQLNKQPQLRQLRQADGTPLTAEQNRILEAQLRTQRELLGSLLQGGDTLILELTKLKVANSQLEDALKEVNEATHRYLFWTSDVSPLSISWPVDIVQDLRRLISLDFFGQLGKAAVMMVTSKETLLPLFGALLLVGFSISSRRHFTAFLERSSARVGKVTQDHFWLTLRTVFWSILVASPLPVLWATLGYGLREAWPWPIAVAVGDGVTATVPLLWVVMISATFARPNGLFTTHFGWPRNRVARAMRYYLMSIGFIVPLIMALITFDNLNDREFSGSLGRLCFVLICGALAIVTLSLKRAGIPLYLDNEGNGDNWVNRLLWNLMLCAPLMAILAAAVGYLATAQALLARLETSVAIWFLLLVIYHIIRRWMLIQRRRLAFDRARSRRAEILAQRARGEEEPPHGHSTEGSVEVDVAELDLDAISAQSLRLVRSILTLIALLSVIVLWSEIHSAFGFLENISLWDVTSTVQGVESIEPITLGAVLIAILVFIVTTQLVRNLPALLELVVLQHLELTPGTGYAITTITKYLLMLIGGLVGFSMIGIEWSKLQWLVAALGVGLGFGLQEIFANFISGLIILFEKPIRIGDTVTIRDLTGSVTRINTRATTISDWDRKEIIVPNKAFITEQFINWSLSDSVTRVVLTVPAPSDANSEEVTQLLYRAAEKCSYVIDNPPPEVFLVDLQQGIQLFELRIHAAEMGHRMPLRHEIHQLILQGFREHGIEMPFPPFQMRLESLDGKRTARTLTSAGRTSRTPGSM; encoded by the coding sequence CGCCGCGACGGCGCCCGATGAAAAACAGATAGCCCAGGAGCTGGAGCAAGCCAAAGCGGCCAAAAACCAGCCCGATCAGGCGCAAGTGGTTGAAACCCTTCAGTCCGCGCAAAACGCGCTTGAGGAGAGAAAAGCCTCCCTTGAGCGCGCCAGACAGTATCAACAGGTTATCGATAATTTCCCGAAGCTGTCGCAATCGCTGCGCCAGCAACTCAATAACCTGCGCGACGAGCCGCGCCGGGTGCCCACAGGGCTTACCACCGACGCGCTCAATCAGGAGATCCTCCAGGTCAGCAGTCAGTTGCTGGAAAAGAGCCGCGAAGCGCAACAGGAGCAGGATCGCGCCCGCGAAATCGCCGACTCCTTAAGCCAGCTTCCCCAGCAGCAAACCGACGCGCGCCGCCAGCTTAACGAGATGGAACGCCGCTCGGGCGCGTCGTCAGGCTCTACCGCGCTCGGCGCCGCCCAGCTTCTCGCCCAGCAGGCGGAATCCGCACAGCTCAAAGCGCGCGTTGATGAACTGGAACTCGCGCAGCTCTCCGCGAGCAACCGTCAGGAGCTGGCGCGCCTGCGTGCGGAGCTGGCGCAAAAGCAGAGCGAGCAGCTCGATACTTACCTGCAGGCGCTGCGTAATCAGCTCAACAGCCAGCGCCAGCAGGAGGCCGAACGCGCGCTTGAAAGCACCGAGCTCCTGGCCGAGAACAGCGCCAACCTGCCTCCGGCTATCGTCGAGCAGTTCAACGTCAACCGCGAGCTCTCCCGCGCGCTAAACCAGCAGGCGCAGCGTATGGATCTTGTCGCATCGCAGCAGCGTCAGGCCACCAGCCAGACGATGCAGGTGCGTCAGGCGTTAACGACGCTGCGCGAACAGTCGCAGTGGCTTGGCGTCTCCAACGTACTTGGCGAGGCGCTGCGCGCGCAGGTCTCGCGCCTGCCGGAGATGCCGAAACTGCAACAGCTGGATACCGAAATGGCCCAGTTGCGCGTGCATCGCCTGCGTTATGAAGATCAGCTTAACAAGCAGCCGCAACTGCGCCAGCTGCGCCAGGCCGATGGCACGCCGCTGACGGCGGAGCAGAATCGCATCCTGGAAGCGCAGTTGCGTACCCAGCGCGAACTCCTCGGCTCCCTGTTGCAGGGCGGCGATACGTTAATCCTTGAACTCACCAAGCTGAAAGTGGCCAACAGCCAGCTTGAAGACGCGCTTAAGGAAGTGAACGAAGCGACGCACCGCTATCTGTTCTGGACCTCGGATGTCAGCCCGCTCAGCATCAGCTGGCCGGTGGATATCGTGCAGGATCTGCGCCGCCTTATTTCGCTCGACTTTTTCGGCCAGCTCGGCAAAGCCGCCGTGATGATGGTCACCAGCAAAGAGACGCTGCTGCCGCTGTTCGGCGCGCTGCTGCTGGTGGGCTTCAGCATCAGCTCCCGCCGCCATTTCACGGCGTTTCTGGAGCGCTCCAGCGCGCGCGTCGGTAAGGTCACGCAGGATCACTTCTGGCTGACGCTGCGCACAGTATTCTGGTCGATTCTGGTAGCCTCACCGCTGCCGGTACTCTGGGCCACGCTCGGCTACGGGCTGCGTGAAGCCTGGCCCTGGCCTATCGCCGTCGCGGTGGGCGACGGCGTGACGGCGACGGTGCCGCTGCTGTGGGTGGTGATGATCTCCGCCACCTTTGCCCGCCCGAACGGCCTGTTTACCACGCACTTCGGCTGGCCTCGCAACCGCGTCGCCCGCGCGATGCGCTATTACCTGATGAGCATTGGCTTTATCGTGCCGCTGATCATGGCGCTGATCACCTTTGATAACCTCAACGACCGCGAATTCTCCGGCTCGTTGGGCCGTTTGTGCTTTGTGCTGATTTGCGGCGCGCTGGCTATCGTGACGCTCAGCCTCAAGCGCGCAGGCATTCCGCTCTATCTGGATAACGAAGGCAATGGCGACAACTGGGTAAACCGGCTGCTGTGGAACCTGATGCTGTGTGCGCCGCTGATGGCGATCCTCGCCGCAGCCGTAGGTTATCTCGCCACTGCGCAGGCGCTGCTGGCGCGTCTGGAAACTTCCGTCGCCATCTGGTTCCTGCTGCTGGTTATCTACCACATTATTCGCCGCTGGATGCTGATTCAGCGCCGTCGTCTGGCCTTTGACCGCGCCCGCTCGCGCCGTGCGGAAATTCTGGCCCAGCGCGCCCGCGGCGAAGAAGAGCCGCCCCACGGGCACAGCACCGAGGGCAGCGTCGAGGTGGATGTCGCCGAGCTCGATCTCGACGCCATCAGCGCCCAGTCGCTGCGCCTGGTGCGCTCCATTCTGACGCTTATCGCGCTGCTGTCGGTCATTGTGCTGTGGTCGGAAATCCACTCGGCGTTCGGATTCCTTGAAAACATTTCCCTGTGGGATGTGACGTCGACCGTCCAGGGCGTGGAGAGCATTGAGCCTATTACCCTTGGCGCGGTTCTGATTGCCATTCTGGTGTTTATCGTCACCACGCAGCTGGTGCGCAATTTGCCTGCGCTGCTGGAGCTGGTCGTGCTACAACACCTGGAACTGACGCCCGGTACCGGCTATGCCATCACCACCATCACCAAATATCTGCTGATGCTGATTGGCGGACTGGTGGGCTTCTCAATGATTGGTATTGAATGGTCCAAGCTGCAGTGGCTCGTGGCGGCGCTCGGCGTCGGGCTTGGTTTCGGCCTGCAGGAAATTTTCGCTAACTTTATCTCGGGCCTGATTATTCTCTTTGAAAAACCGATTCGTATCGGCGACACCGTGACCATTCGCGATTTAACGGGCAGCGTGACGCGCATTAATACCCGCGCCACTACCATCAGCGACTGGGATCGCAAAGAGATTATCGTGCCGAATAAAGCGTTTATCACCGAGCAGTTTATCAACTGGTCGCTGTCTGACTCCGTCACCCGCGTGGTGCTGACGGTACCTGCGCCATCGGACGCCAACAGTGAAGAGGTGACGCAGCTGCTGTACCGCGCCGCCGAGAAGTGCAGCTATGTGATAGATAACCCGCCGCCGGAAGTGTTTTTGGTGGATTTACAGCAGGGTATTCAGCTGTTTGAGCTGCGTATCCATGCCGCTGAAATGGGGCATCGCATGCCGCTTCGCCACGAGATCCACCAGCTGATTTTGCAGGGCTTTCGCGAACACGGTATCGAAATGCCGTTCCCGCCCTTCCAGATGCGTCTGGAGAGCCTGGATGGCAAACGCACCGCGCGAACGTTAACCTCTGCCGGCCGCACCAGCCGCACGCCGGGAAGCATGTAA